CTATCCGCGCGAGAATTTTACTATTCAGCCAGGAAATGTTCTCGAAGGCAAGGACAAGAAAAATGAAGGAGATGGCTGCGACAAATGGGAATACCGCGATCCTGCTGGTCAACTTGACCGACAACAGGAATGATAATATAAAGAGAACAAAAAATATAGGCAAGAATAGTTTTGGATTTATGCGCTGAAACCAGGATTTTGCGAAGAAGAAGGAGATACCAGTTGAAAAGACGGGAAGTTGATTGATGATATAATAGAAATAATAATCTTCTTCTTCTGGCTGCGACCGGAAATGGAGGCGCGAAGTGACATAGGCTACAAGAAAAAAAAGGATAGGTATTAAGAGGTAAAATATCTTGTGCTTTATTTTAGAATAAATCATAAAAATGAAAGGGAACATAAGATAGAACAAGACCTCTGTACCAATTGACCATCCGCCGGGCACAGCAGCGTTTACGGCCACCGGAGATGCCCCATGCAATAAAAAAACATTGGCTACTGTTGTAAAGCATGTATAAGATCCAAAACCCCTTAGAACCGGGAGGCCGGAGTATCGGGACAATAAGAAATAGAGCAGGATACCCAGATAGTATATAGGTGCTATCCTGAAGTATCTTCTGATATAAAAAATGGTAATCCCATCATGCCGCTTTGTCATCGAGAGGCAAAGCGTGTATGCAGAAAGGAGAAAAAACAATTGAACACCTATCCTACCATATCCGGCCAGCAATAAAATATGAGGATTAGGCTGGCTAACCGATTGGGCTGTGTGAACCATTATGACCATTAATATAGCTACCCCCCTGAGACAATCTATGTATGCTAACTTGGATGGGTCTTTGAAGGTCATCTAAACGAAATTATTGTTTTTTTCGCGAGCAACAAAACACATCGAGGTAAAACGAATGATAATTAAGATGCAGGAAGGAGCGAACGTGCTCACCCGGAACCTGGTGAACCGGCTTAGGCGCATGGATCTGCGGTAATACGTTATATTTGATAGATGTTTAGCTTGATTAAGCGCAAGGCTCCTGTACCTCTGTTCCCTTTTGGAACGGATATGCATTCCCATCTTCTTCCAGGCGTGGATGACGGAGCCTCCGGTGTGGAGGCATCGCTGGGGCTGATCGCCGGCTTGCGCGCGCTGGGCTACCGGTCGCTGGTGACGACCCCCCATGTGTATAGCGAGCTGTATCCCAATACACCGGCCACGCTGGCGCCTGCCTTTGCGACATTGCAAGAAGCCCTTACGACATCGGAAATCCCCTTGCGGTACGCCGCGGAATATTTCCTCGATGACTATGTGGATGCGCTGTTGCAGGACAAAAACCCCCTGTTGTGTATATACGAGAACTGGGTGCTGGTGGAAACCTCCTTTGTCCAAGCGCCCCTGGACCTCGACCGTCGTTTATTCGATGTCCAGCTGGCCGGTTATAAACCGATCCTGGCGCATCCGGAGCGTTACCCTTATTGGCACCTGGACCGCTCGAAATACCATGACTTCAGAGAAAAAGGACTATTGCTCCAGGTAAACCTCCTGTCGCTGACGGGTTATTACGGCAAAGCCGTGGCGGACACAGCCAGGTACCTGGTGAAAGAGGAAATGGTCGACCTGGTGGGTACCGATTGCCACCATGAACGTCATATAGCGGCGTTACAGAAGGGCGCCGGGGACATCCTCCGGATCCTGGAGCCCCTGGTGCGCAAAGACAAGCTCCTGAACAACCACATTTTTTAGTACTTTGCCTGTATGCAGCAAGTCGTTCTGGTCGATGAACTCGACCGTGAGGTAGGTGTCATGGAAAAACTGGAGGCCCACCGGAAGGCGCTCCTTCACCGGGCGTTCAGCGTTTTTATCTTTAATGCGCGGGGGGCGATGTTGCTGCAAAAACGGGCGGCCGGGAAATATCATTCGGGGGGGTTATGGACCAATGCCTGTTGCAGCCACCCGGCTCCGGGTGAAACGGTATTGGAGGCTGGAGAACGTAGGTTACGGGAGGAGCTTGGCTTTTCGACGCCGCTGACCAAAGCGTTTGATTTCATCTACAAGACTGCATTCGACAACGGTCTTACCGAATACGAATTCGATCATGTTTTTATAGGCGTATATGATGGGCCTGTATGGCCAGACCCGACAGAAGTAGACGACTACCAGTGGGTCGGTTTGGAGGAGCTTAAGACCGATCTGGACGTTAGGCCCGGTAATTATACCGAATGGTTCAAGATCGCTCTTCAGGCCTTTTTGGGGCGGGCGCCCTTGGACTTCTTACCGAAAGGCTGATCGAAAGTTGTCATGAAACTTTTCATGAACTTGATGATGTGCAGCTTCTCCTTTTCGTCAAAACCGGTTAGCAACCAGTCGTTGTATTGATTCCGGTGTTTTTCCAACCGCCGGACGACCTTTGACCCCTCGGAGGATAACCGGAGCCGTTTGCGCCGCCGATCGAGATTATCCGCAACCTGGATGACCAGCTTTTTGCCGATCAATACGTTGACGAGGTTGGTGATATTGGCGCGGGAGGTATGCAATGCTTCCGCAAGCTCCTTCGCCATCAACGGTTTTTCCTGTTTATTGTTTTGGAGATAGGTCATGTTGTCGTCACCGGCAAGGTGAAGCAGGATAACCCATTGTTGGGTAGTGATCCCTTCCTGCTTCCCCACTTTGTCTCCAATCTGCCTGAGCCTGTCTGCAACTTCCAAGAACTGGTGGATGAGCGTGGCATTCGTATTCTGCGGTATCATCAACTTAATTTATCAGGTTAAAGGATCTATCGGCGTTTTTGCGGTTATCGGCCGTCTTTGCGGTTGCAAAAAGGTGCAGAAGTATAAAGAGAGGTCGTGGTCCTGCCAGGAATCGAACCTGGATCTTGAGCTCCGGAGGCTCACGTACTATCCATTGTACGACAAGACCAAGAGGCCATTTATACCACAAACAGCCAAAAAAACCATTCTCTCTTAAGCAGGAGCGGTGCGAAAATAGGAAATTCACCCGAATCGCAGACACGGTTTATGACGGATGGATGAAAAAAACTTTTTTGTAAGCCCTGTTTACTTTCCAAAAGCGATGATATTACTGCCAAAGATCTTCACGGCGATCGCCAGCAAAATGACCCCGAAGAATTTACGAATGGCGATGAGCCCGCTTTTCCCTAACAGGCGTTCGAGCTGTGGTAGCAATTTTAACACAACATATACGATAATAAGGTTAATTAAAATTCCTACCAGGATGTTGGTCTTGTCGAAATTCGCCTTCAACGACATGATCGTGGTCAGGGTCCCCGACCCTGCGATCAGGGGGAAGGCGATGGGGACGATGGTCCCGGAGTGAACGTCGCCCTCGCTTTTGAAGAATTCCAGGCCCAGCACCATTTCCAGCCCGAGCAGGAAGATCACGATGGAGCCCCCGACGGCAAAGGAGTGGATGTCTACGCCCAGGATGGAAAGGAATTCCGCCCCTCCGAAAAAGAACAACAGCATGAGCGCCCCCGAAATGACCGTGGCCTTTGCAGCGTTTATGTCCCCCATTTTTGCCTTGAAGGAGATCAACAGCGGGATGGACCCCAGGATGTCGATGACGGCAAAAAGGGTAAAAGTAATGGTGAGGATCTCTTTGAGGTTCCAGGTCATGCCCGTGAATTTACAATAATCGGGCGGTCCAGTGACCGGTTTCTTCTTCCAACTGGTATACCGCGCCGTAAGGGACGGGATAGGCCCCGAAAGCCGCTTCCAACGGGGTTTTGCAGACGTGGCAGAGGAGGGCGCGGAGGGGGCCGGCGTGGGTCACGATGGCCGCGGGGTCATTCTTCGCGGCCTGCCTGTGGCCGGTTTGCGTACCCCGGTTACCGCCGATTTGCTCGTCCCACCAGCCGCTGCAACGCTCGTAAAGGTCGCGATAGCTTTCTCCGTTGGGCACGCGTTCGTGGACGAAATCCGACATCCACCGGTCCAGCGCGGGACCTGCGAGGTCTTGCCAGGCGCGGTTTTCCCAGTCACCGAAGTGTAGCTCTTTTAGCGCGTCGGCGGTCTCGATGGTCTGTAGCGGCCAGAGGCGCTGTGCCAATGACCGGCAACGGCTTAGTGGACTGCTGACGACACGTGCGACCTCGATGCGCAATCGGTTGCGCAAGTTTTCCACTTCATGGTCGAACGTGTTCTTCAAGGGCACGTCGGTTTGTCCATAACAGGTCCCTTCCGGGACCTCGGGTGCGGTATGACGGATCAGGTAAACGGTCATTGGCTGGCAATAATATAAGCACCCAGATAAATAGTCAACTCTGTTACCTGTTGGATGGCGCCTAAGCAGTCGCCGGTATACCCGCCGATCCAGCGGGCGAAATAGCGGGCCAGGCCGAAGGTGACAAGGGCCGCGGGCACTAGTGTCAACAGGTAGGCCGGGGGCAGCATCAGCGCTGGAACAACAAGCACGCCCAGCGCCAGTAGGATACCTACCGGTTGCAAGCGACCGGTGACGTCCCTGGATTTGCTGGCTTCCGTGTCGCCGGCGTAGGGATAGGTTTGCATGATCGCCACCGGGAATAGGCGGCTGGCCGCGTGGGCGAAGAGCAGTAGCGCTACCAGCGGCGCTCCCGTCAGCGCTTGCAGCGTCAGGAACTTGAGCCCCAGCATTGCGCCCAGCCCAATGACGCCGAAGGTGCCCAGGCGGGAATCCTTCATGATGGCCAGGATTTTTTCTTTGGTCCAGCCCCCGCCAAAGCCGTCACACACGTCGGCGAAGCCGTCTTCGTGAAAGGCGCCGGTGGCGAGGATACTGGAGACCATGGAGGCCAC
This region of Dinghuibacter silviterrae genomic DNA includes:
- a CDS encoding tyrosine-protein phosphatase, with amino-acid sequence MFSLIKRKAPVPLFPFGTDMHSHLLPGVDDGASGVEASLGLIAGLRALGYRSLVTTPHVYSELYPNTPATLAPAFATLQEALTTSEIPLRYAAEYFLDDYVDALLQDKNPLLCIYENWVLVETSFVQAPLDLDRRLFDVQLAGYKPILAHPERYPYWHLDRSKYHDFREKGLLLQVNLLSLTGYYGKAVADTARYLVKEEMVDLVGTDCHHERHIAALQKGAGDILRILEPLVRKDKLLNNHIF
- the cobC gene encoding alpha-ribazole phosphatase family protein, producing MTVYLIRHTAPEVPEGTCYGQTDVPLKNTFDHEVENLRNRLRIEVARVVSSPLSRCRSLAQRLWPLQTIETADALKELHFGDWENRAWQDLAGPALDRWMSDFVHERVPNGESYRDLYERCSGWWDEQIGGNRGTQTGHRQAAKNDPAAIVTHAGPLRALLCHVCKTPLEAAFGAYPVPYGAVYQLEEETGHWTARLL
- the idi gene encoding isopentenyl-diphosphate Delta-isomerase → MQQVVLVDELDREVGVMEKLEAHRKALLHRAFSVFIFNARGAMLLQKRAAGKYHSGGLWTNACCSHPAPGETVLEAGERRLREELGFSTPLTKAFDFIYKTAFDNGLTEYEFDHVFIGVYDGPVWPDPTEVDDYQWVGLEELKTDLDVRPGNYTEWFKIALQAFLGRAPLDFLPKG
- a CDS encoding acyltransferase family protein, with translation MTFKDPSKLAYIDCLRGVAILMVIMVHTAQSVSQPNPHILLLAGYGRIGVQLFFLLSAYTLCLSMTKRHDGITIFYIRRYFRIAPIYYLGILLYFLLSRYSGLPVLRGFGSYTCFTTVANVFLLHGASPVAVNAAVPGGWSIGTEVLFYLMFPFIFMIYSKIKHKIFYLLIPILFFLVAYVTSRLHFRSQPEEEDYYFYYIINQLPVFSTGISFFFAKSWFQRINPKLFLPIFFVLFILSFLLSVKLTSRIAVFPFVAAISFIFLVLAFENISWLNSKILARIGQLSYSIYIIHFIFAWSFASYLNSVFHLSALISLLAIFFIVTALSIAVATFTQRFVENPGIDLGKRIIRAKKLWRTDAHIERGA
- a CDS encoding adenosylcobinamide-GDP ribazoletransferase — its product is MSRLRREVRVFFTAVMFLTRLPVPRWTDHRPEYLRQAPRYFPWVGLIVGLIAAGVYEAARLVFPVNIALVASMVSSILATGAFHEDGFADVCDGFGGGWTKEKILAIMKDSRLGTFGVIGLGAMLGLKFLTLQALTGAPLVALLLFAHAASRLFPVAIMQTYPYAGDTEASKSRDVTGRLQPVGILLALGVLVVPALMLPPAYLLTLVPAALVTFGLARYFARWIGGYTGDCLGAIQQVTELTIYLGAYIIASQ
- a CDS encoding MarC family protein codes for the protein MTWNLKEILTITFTLFAVIDILGSIPLLISFKAKMGDINAAKATVISGALMLLFFFGGAEFLSILGVDIHSFAVGGSIVIFLLGLEMVLGLEFFKSEGDVHSGTIVPIAFPLIAGSGTLTTIMSLKANFDKTNILVGILINLIIVYVVLKLLPQLERLLGKSGLIAIRKFFGVILLAIAVKIFGSNIIAFGK
- a CDS encoding MarR family winged helix-turn-helix transcriptional regulator; the encoded protein is MIPQNTNATLIHQFLEVADRLRQIGDKVGKQEGITTQQWVILLHLAGDDNMTYLQNNKQEKPLMAKELAEALHTSRANITNLVNVLIGKKLVIQVADNLDRRRKRLRLSSEGSKVVRRLEKHRNQYNDWLLTGFDEKEKLHIIKFMKSFMTTFDQPFGKKSKGARPKKA